The genomic interval ACGTTTCTTTCAGTGTCGCATCTCGCGAATTCGAAATCACCATCCCGATGACGCGAACGCCAGGTATCCGCATCAGCAATGAGCTCACGTCGCCGGGAAAGGCTATCAATCTGCTCTCGTGTCACGAGTAGCCCGTGCTGCGGCGCATGCGCGTGTACGCCTCCGTGAGCCTCACCGGATAGTCAATGCGCTTCCCCGCGATCGTCATGGTCGCCAGGGCCTGCGCGGAGGGCTGCATCGCGACGTTTACTGCAACGTCGTGGTCAGCGACGGCCACGACCTTCATGACCACCGCCTCGAAGCCTATCCGGCGAACCCGCACTCGGTATTCGCCTGCAGCCACGCCGACAAAACGAAAGGCGCCCAGTGAGTCGGTGCGAGTCTGTCGAGGAGTCGGATCGAGCACCACGTCAACATCTCGAAGCCTGCGCACGGAATCGCCGAAAACATGCACCGTGCCGACAATCGTGGCCGTCTGGGCTAGGGCGGTTGGAGCCGCGCTCAAAACAAGAGCGCAGCAACTGGCGCGGGCTGAACAGATGGTGTCTCCTTCGGCGTCCATCTCAGAAAACTACAACTACCTGTGTCGATTGGCCAAACCGTGAATGACTCGTGTCCATTCCTGCCCCCTGGCGTCTACATCAAAACCTCGGACACCTAACGAGTAGCGCGTCCATCGAGCCTCAATTCGCACCTGCCAGGCCGCTCTCCCACCGCGGCTCAACCACGCACTTCCACCGGCGGTGAAGGATGTGCTCGATCCCCGCGAGCGCACGCAGAGCGCGCACGATGTTGCGACGCGGCAGTACGCGGAAGTCGCGTAGTACTCAAACGTCAGCGCTTGACTCGGCGCATGCGCCGAGCGTACTGTCCAACTGCTGGCAACACTGCGGTACCGGCGAACGGAATTGGTGACGAACCGCTTGGCGACCGGGCGCATATTCGCCGATGGCTGCACACCTCATCGCCGAGGACACACGGGTTATGCTCATGGCGCAGACCACTGTCGTTGGACGCTGGCCGAGCTCGATCGGCTGCCCGACGACGGCATGAAGTACGGGCTCGTAGACGGAGCGCTGTTCGTGACGCCGCCCCGTCGCCGACGCACGATCGCTCGGGTCGGAGCTGCATCGCTATCCTCGACCCCTACGTGCGAGCCCAGCGGATCGGCAAGGTGTTCAGGCCCCGGGCCGTTGTGCGCGTAGACGGTTCCGAGGTCGAGCCCGACATCATGGTGAGACCGAATACCCCGTCAATCCCATCCACGTGGGAACTGGCACCGATTCCGCTACTGGTCGTGGAAATTGCCTCCCGCACTACCCGGCGGCGCGATCACGCGCAGAAGCGCGAGTTCTATCTGCGCAGCGGCGTCGCACAGTACTGGATCGTTGACGGCGAGCGTCGCACGATTTTGGTGGTGGCGCCCAATGCGGATGACGTGGTCGCTGATCGCGAGTTGGTGTGGCAGCCAACCGGTGCGAATGCGGCGTTGATCATTGATGTCGCCGCCTACTTTCACGAGGCGCTGGGCTAGTCGGGGAACCACGGGACATGGCCACTGCAAACAGGGAAGATTCTCACGGGTCAAATCGCAGCGAGTCGTTGCCGTCGCCGCGCGGCGAACAGAATCCCTACCCCCACCAGATTCATCACCACGATCACACCGGTAATCTTGAGGCGAACGTGGACACGCTCTCCCCACCTTGATGATCGGAACACCGACAGCGCCACGTACAACACCGTCATGAGCAATCCCGACATGGACGTCACGCGGCAACCACAGTGGCGGTCGCGGTGTTATGCCCCGCAATCCGGAAAATCGGAATCGCGAACATCACGATGTACGTGAGGGCATAGAAAATTCGCTGGCGTTGAACAGCAGTTGAAACGCTTCCGCCTGCCCCACGCCGATGTTACGATCACCGACAGGCCAAACGAGCACAGCCCAACCAGCACGATCGAGTTGACCGGTGTCTGGTACTTGGTGCAGACGGCTGAACCACGCGGGCAGCATGCCCTCACCGGCCACCATGGGCAGTCTGGTCACGGCGGTGAAACTCACGCTCGACTGCGCCACCCGCATGATCAACGTCGTGAGAATGGCCACTCCCCAACGGTCCCGCAATGCCAAATGGCGCGAACCCGGCACGGAGCACCTGTGGCAGCGGCCCGACCAGATCGATATCGGCGGTGGGGATGTATGCCACCACGGTGCTGGTTCCCAGCACGAACATGATGGCAATGATGGGCGCGGCAATGAGCACGGATTTGCCAACCGATCGCGAAGGTGCCCCTGGTTTCGCCGGCGAGAATGGCCACATACTCGAATCCACCGAGTGCTCCAAAGCCCATCTTGCCCAAGATGTTCAGGTTGAGCAACGACAGCTCGGGCATGCTGGTGCGAAACGGGTTGTACGCGGTCAGTGTGCCAGTGAGCAACCCGGAGAATTGGGAGCAGGATTACCACGCCGAACACAATAAGCATCAGCATGCCGCCGAAATTGTGCACCCACTTGCCAACCGAGAGGCCGATGGTGGACGCCACCACCATCAACGAGACAATCACCGCCGACGCCAAGGCCGCCACCCACGCGCTGGATGTCATCCACGCCGCACTTGGGCCAATGGCGTAGGAGAGATATGTGGTAGCGGCCAATCCCACTTCCGACGTGAGCGCGATCACATACAGCCAGAGATTCCACGCCAGCATGAAGCCAACAGTTTGGTTGAATCCCAGCTTCGCCCACTGATAAATCCGCCTTCCAGCGGCATCAACTTGTTGAGGTACATCACCACGGCGGCCGACGGCAAACAGAACAGCGTCAGCGCGAGCAGCCAGAACACCATGTTGACGGCCCGGAGCTTTCCGGCCACGCCAATCCAGGTGAGCCCCACAATGAACAGGATCTGCGTGAGGCCAGGTCGCGCACCGAGTCCTTTGATCAGCCCGGCGCTGTGCGCTTCGACCGCTGCTTCGGCCTGCGCGAGTTCGGTGTTCTCAGATGCCGTCATGTGTTGGCCCGACGCCAGGTGGATTTCCAAGAATGTGCCAGATGCGCGCCTTTGCTTCGAGGCCTTCGTGCAACCGATGCACACGAAAGAACTCGTTGGGTGCGTGATAGTCTTCGTCGGCCGTGGAGAAGCTGAAGAACACGGTATCGAGATTTCGGTGTGACGCTGGAACAGCT from Gemmatimonadaceae bacterium carries:
- a CDS encoding Uma2 family endonuclease → MDAGRARSAARRRHEVRARRRSAVRDAAPSPTHDRSGRSCIAILDPYVRAQRIGKVFRPRAVVRVDGSEVEPDIMVRPNTPSIPSTWELAPIPLLVVEIASRTTRRRDHAQKREFYLRSGVAQYWIVDGERRTILVVAPNADDVVADRELVWQPTGANAALIIDVAAYFHEALG
- a CDS encoding carboxypeptidase regulatory-like domain-containing protein encodes the protein MRRLRDVDVVLDPTPRQTRTDSLGAFRFVGVAAGEYRVRVRRIGFEAVVMKVVAVADHDVAVNVAMQPSAQALATMTIAGKRIDYPVRLTEAYTRMRRSTGYS
- a CDS encoding APC family permease, with the protein product MLAWNLWLYVIALTSEVGLAATTYLSYAIGPSAAWMTSSAWVAALASAVIVSLMVVASTIGLSVGKWVHNFGGMLMLIVFGVVILLPILRVAHWHTDRVQPVSHQHARAVVAQPEHLGQDGLWSTRWIRVCGHSRRRNQGHLRDRLANPCSLPRPSLPSCSCWEPAPWWHTSPPPISIWSGRCHRCSVPGSRHLALRDRWGVAILTTLIMRVAQSSVSFTAVTRLPMVAGEGMLPAWFSRLHQVPDTGQLDRAGWAVLVWPVGDRNIGVGQAEAFQLLFNASEFSMPSRTS